A genomic window from Brassica oleracea var. oleracea cultivar TO1000 chromosome C8, BOL, whole genome shotgun sequence includes:
- the LOC106310958 gene encoding phosphatidylinositol 4-phosphate 5-kinase 1 — translation MMQESLHSEDVEEEEEVLSSIRRDDSLPLAKPPPIMTRSRSQVATRRVTPTPPPLEIEKPLPNGDLYIGSFSGGFPHGSGKYLWSDGCMYEGEWKRGKASGKGKFSWPSGATYEGEFKSGRMEGFGTFTGADGDTYRGTWAADRKHGHGQKRYANGDFYEGTWRRNLQDGRGRYVWRNGNQYTGEWRGGVISGKGLLVWPNGDRYEGYWENGVPRGSGVFTCVDGSSCVGAWDRSNVMRSFFDGVEKSGLVVAATRKRSSVDSGGGSLGGEKVFPRICIWESDGEAGDITCDIIDNVEASMIYRERVSVDRVRQFKKNPCWFNGEAKKAGETISKGHKKYDLMLNLQLGIRYSVGKHASVVRELKQADFDPKEKFWTRFPPEGTKTTPPHQSVDFRWKDYCPLVFRRLRDHFQVDPAEYMLAICGNEALRELSSPGKSGSFFYLTQDDRFMIKTVKKSEVKVLLRMLPSYYKHVCQYENSLVTRFYGVHCVKPVGGQKTRFIVMGNLFCSEYRIQRRFDLKGSSHGRSTAKPEGEIDETTTLKDLDLNFAFRLQRNWYQELMKQIKRDCEFLEAERIMDYSLLVGVHFRDDSTGEKMGLSPFVLRSGRIDSYQNEKFMRGCRFLEAELQDMDRILAGRKPSIRLGANMPARAERMARRSDFDQYTSGGGANYPSHAEMYEVVLYFGVIDILQDYDITKKIEHAYKSLQADPASISAVDPKLYSKRFRDFISRIFIEDG, via the exons ATGATGCAAGAATCGCTTCATAGTGAAGACGTTGAAGAAGAAGAAGAAGTGTTATCGAGCATTCGAAGAGACGATTCATTGCCGTTAGCTAAACCTCCTCCCATCATGACGCGATCCCGATCCCAAGTAGCCACGCGGCGCGTGACCCCCACGCCGCCTCCCCTGGAGATCGAGAAGCCGCTCCCGAACGGGGATCTCTACATCGGGAGCTTCTCCGGTGGGTTCCCGCACGGATCCGGGAAGTACCTCTGGAGCGACGGGTGCATGTACGAAGGCGAGTGGAAGCGAGGGAAGGCCTCCGGGAAGGGCAAGTTCTCGTGGCCGAGCGGCGCCACCTACGAGGGCGAGTTCAAGTCCGGGAGGATGGAAGGGTTCGGGACCTTCACCGGCGCCGACGGGGACACCTACCGAGGAACCTGGGCGGCGGATCGGAAGCACGGCCACGGGCAGAAGCGCTACGCCAACGGAGACTTCTACGAAGGGACGTGGAGGAGGAATCTACAAGATGGCCGTGGACGGTACGTCTGGAGAAACGGGAATCAGTACACCGGAGAGTGGAGAGGAGGAGTGATCTCCGGGAAGGGGCTGCTCGTGTGGCCTAATGGTGATCGTTACGAAGGTTATTGGGAGAACGGTGTGCCGAGAGGGAGCGGGGTGTTTACTTGCGTTGACGGGAGCTCTTGCGTTGGGGCTTGGGATCGGAGTAATGTGATGAGGAGTTTCTTTGACGGTGTTGAGAAGAGTGGTTTGGTTGTGGCGGCCACGAGGAAGAGGTCTTCGGTTGATAGTGGAGGTGGGAGTTTAGGTGGGGAGAAGGTTTTCCCGAGGATTTGTATTTGGGAGTCTGATGGTGAAGCTGGAGATATCACTTGTGATATTATTGATAACGTTGAGGCGTCGATGATTTATAGGGAGAGGGTTTCGGTTGATCGTGTGCGTCAGTTTAAGAAGAATCCTTGTTGGTTTAACGGCGAGGCGAAGAAGGCGGGAGAGACTATTTCTAAAGGGCATAAGAAGTATGACTTGATGCTGAATTTGCAGTTGGGAATCAG GTACTCTGTTGGGAAACATGCGTCTGTTGTTAGAGAGCTTAAGCAGGCTGATTTTGATCCAAAGGAGAAGTTTTGGACGAGGTTTCCGCCGGAAGGTACTAAGACTACGCCGCCGCATCAGTCGGTTGATTTCCGGTGGAAGGATTATTGCCCTTTGGTGTTCAG ACGTCTCAGGGATCATTTCCAAGTGGATCCAGCTGAGTATATGTTAGCTATATGTGGAAACGAGGCTCTTAGGGAGTTATCTTCGCCTGGAAAGAGTGGAAGCTTCTTTTACCTAACGCAAGATGATAGGTTTATGATCAAGACTGTGAAGAAGTCGGAAGTCAAG GTGCTTCTGAGAATGCTTCCAAGTTACTACAAACATGTCTGTCAATATGAAAACTCCCTCGTGACTAGATTCTACGGCGTTCATTGCGTGAAACCCGTTGGTGGCCAGAAG ACTCGGTTTATCGTCATGGGAAACTTGTTCTGCTCCGAGTATAGAATCCAGAGACGGTTTGATCTCAAAGGGTCTTCCCATGGACGGAGTACAGCAAAGCCTGAAGGGGAGATTGATGAGACCACGACTCTAAAGGACCTTGATCTCAATTTTGCTTTCCGTCTTCAGAGAAATTGGTATCAAGAGCTTATGAA GCAAATAAAACGCGACTGTGAGTTCTTGGAAGCGGAGAGGATAATGGATTATAGCCTTTTAGTTGGTGTGCACTTCCGTGATGACAGCACAGGAGAAAAGATGGGGCTTTCTCCATTCGTCTTGAGATCTG GTAGGATAGATTCATATCAGAATGAGAAATTCATGCGTGGTTGTCGCTTCCTTGAAGCTGAACTTCAAGACATGGACCGGATTTTAGCTGGCAG GAAACCATCGATAAGATTAGGTGCAAACATGCCAGCAAGAGCCGAACGAATGGCCAGAAGAAGCGACTTTGATCAGTATACATCAGGAGGAGGAGCTAACTATCCATCTCACGCTGAGATGTATGAAGTGGTACTCTACTTTGGAGTCATTGACATCTTGCAAGACTACGACATAACCAAAAAGATAGAGCATGCTTACAAGTCGTTACAAGCAGACCCTGCTTCAATCTCAGCCGTTGATCCTAAACTCTATTCTAAGAGGTTCAGAGATTTCATCAGTAGGATCTTCATCGAAGACGGCTAA
- the LOC106310959 gene encoding radial spoke head 10 homolog B-like, which translates to MEGQAKLTRTQSSLLRSPSTTVRSSFQSFSVIASEVSHQRQDLEAGEKEEKQRRKPPKPFGSSPRTGLTRINPGLAFTMVSLSFLSLSSFIFFVVFSQTDELLTSENLLLALIFVAVALFFASKNIALLNQTILALKETTKLFGFHTKNRSEPVQWYIGDTENKPEKKIKPFVKEGVHFYSNGDFYEGEFHKGKCNGSGVYYYFVRGRYEGDWVDGRYDGHGIESWARGSRYKGQYRQGLRHGYGVYRFYTGDCYAGEWLNGQSHGFGVQSCADGSSYVGESRFGVKHGLGSYHFRNGDKYAGEYFGDKIHGFGVYRFANGHCYEGAWHEGRKQGYGAYSFRTGDAKSGEWDSGNLVTFLHPTSEPVRRAVQAARETAKKAVTRRRVDEQVSRAVAAANKAATAARVAAVKAVQNQMDGNFCQS; encoded by the exons ATGGAAGGACAGGCGAAGCTGACGAGGACACAGTCGTCGCTGCTCCGGTCACCGTCGACGACGGTAAGATCGTCTTTTCAGAGCTTTAGTGTAATCGCTAGCGAAGTCTCTCACCAGAGACAAGATCTAGAAGCCGGAGAGAAAGAAGAGAAACAGAGAAGAAAACCGCCTAAACCGTTCGGTTCAAGTCCTCGAACCGGTTTAACCCGAATCAACCCGGGTCTAGCCTTCACGATGGTTTCTCTCTCCTTCCTCAGCCTCTCGTCTTTCATCTTCTTCGTCGTCTTCTCCCAAACCGATGAGCTTCTCACCTCCGAGAACCTCCTCCTAGCTCTGATCTTCGTCGCCGTCGCTCTCTTCTTCGCCTCCAAGAACATCGCTCTCCTCAACCAAACCATACTCGCACTCAAAGAAACCACCAAACTCTTTGGCTTTCATACCAAGAACCGGTCAGAACCGGTTCAGTGGTACATCGGCGATACCGAAAACAAACCGGAGAAGAAGATCAAACCGTTCGTCAAAGAAGGAGTTCATTTCTACAGCAACGGAGATTTCTACGAAGGAGAGTTTCACAAAGGGAAGTGCAACGGGAGTGGTGTGTATTACTACTTCGTGAGAGGACGTTACGAAGGTGATTGGGTCGATGGGAGGTACGATGGTCATGGGATCGAGAGCTGGGCTAGAGGGAGTAGATACAAAGGCCAGTATAGGCAAGGTCTTAGACATGGTTACGGAGTTTACAGATTCTACACTGGTGATTGCTACGCTGGCGAGTGGCTTAATGGTCAAAGCCATGGCTTTGGTGTTCAGTCTTGTGCTGATGGTAGCTCCTATGTTGGTGAATCAAGATTTGGTGTCAAACATGGTCTTGGATCTTACCATTTCAG AAATGGAGATAAGTATGCAGGAGAGTACTTTGGAGACAAGATTCATGGGTTTGGTGTGTATCGTTTTGCTAATGGTCATTGTTATGAAGGAGCATGGCACGAGGGTCGTAAGCAAGGGTATGGTGCTTACTCGTTTAGAACCGGTGATGCTAAATCTGGTGAATGGGATTCAGGGAATCTTGTAACGTTTCTTCATCCTACTAGCGAGCCGGTTCGGAGAGCGGTTCAGGCAGCTAGAGAAACGGCTAAGAAGGCTGTGACTCGGAGACGAGTAGATGAGCAAGTTAGCCGAGCCGTGGCAGCTGCTAATAAGGCTGCAACGGCGGCAAGAGTGGCTGCGGTAAAAGCAGTTCAGAATCAGATGGATGGTAACTTTTGTCAAAGTTGA
- the LOC106308991 gene encoding nuclear transcription factor Y subunit B-9-like, whose protein sequence is MPDCPVQGASIEFGPVKQLNPDNACAGDKNKGAVPQEEPCMPPEQDQYLPIASVTRIMRNAFGYDRKYISFVTAEASETCQSERRTTITAGDMLSAMSNLGFEDYVEPLNVFIHRYRLSETDRGCSLRGETSSFDPAYGGSGTGFHGPPPPGPYGCGMLDQSMVLGGGDQYYPNGSGQDSITGGGGSSSSMNGMPLCDHCGHYK, encoded by the exons ATGCCGGACTGCCCAGTGCAAGGTGCAAG TATTGAGTTTGGACCAGTAAAGCAACTCAATCCCGACAATGCCTGCGCTGGCGACAAGAACAAGGGTGCCGTGCCTCAGGAAGAACCATGTATGCCTCCTGAACAAGACCAGTACCTGCCAATCGCAAGCGTCACAAGGATCATGCGTAATGCTTTCGGCTATGACCGCAAGTATATTAGCTTTGTGACCGCTGAAGCTAGCGAGACTTGCCAATCTGAGCGACGTACGACAATAACTGCTGGCGATATGCTTTCGGCTATGAGCAATCTCGGGTTCGAAGATTACGTTGAACCACTCAATGTGTTCATTCATCGGTACCGTCTGTCCGAGACCGATCGTGGGTGTTCACTTAGAGGTGAAACATCGTCGTTTGACCCGGCCTATGGAGGAAGTGGTACTGGGTTTCACGG CCCACCTCCTCCGGGTCCTTATGGTTGCGGTATGTTGGATCAGTCTATGGTTTTGGGCGGTGGTGATCAGTACTACCCAAACGGGTCGGGACAGGATTCAATTACTGGTGGTGGTGGATCTTCATCTTCTATGAATGGAATGCCGTTATGTGACCATTGTGGTCACTACAAGTGA